In Colletotrichum destructivum chromosome 1, complete sequence, the sequence AGTGCATCTGGGCGAGTTTGATCAAGCCTTTAATGCTGCCAATGCCCACTTGGAAAGCGTTGACCATCTCCGTACCAagcatctcctcgtcgtgcAATTGGCCATTCTGAATCCGGTTGTGTTCTCTTCTGGCGAAGGACGTCAGTGGTTGCAAGAAccgagagagaagaaacTCGGGTTGTCGACgctcgtcgtcaagggaTGCTTGGAACGCTTGAGCGGTCAAGAAATCGGATTCGACGAAGTAAGCAGCCATTCTGGAGTAGGCGATGAAGAAGTCGGCGACAATATGCCGGCTTTCCGGCGAGAACGGTTGTCTGTGTGGGCTACATAAGCAACTGGATACTCAAAGTGGTGAGCCATGTACTTACTTTTTGTTGGACAGTACCCAAGCCACTTCTGGGAACATGTGCCAGAATGTGTGGTAAGCCATTTGAGACTCATGTGCAACCCTCATCCCGACGATACTGACGTACTTGGTGTACTGTATCGTCCAAGAACGCAAAGAGTCCAGCACAGCCTCCTCTGGTGGCGCTTCTGTACACAATTAGGACTGCACTACATGAGGGAATAGAAACACCCAGTTGAGACTTACGAGAAGACAGATAGTTGATCAGCTTCGCAACCGTCTCCGACAACGACTCGTGGACGTCGTGGTATGGAAATTCGGAGGTTGGGTCGAAGGATGCAGCATCCTCACGGATGATGctgacctcgtcgtcgtcgaatgGGCCATCCTGGTCGTCGGGTACGACAACAACTTCTACCTCGGGGCTCTTTGGGctcgatgaagaagaaggcggggTATCTGTGATCTCGATAGGAGCTTGCGCCATATCGACTTCGTCCAAGTCTTCTACGCTATTCTTGACACCATCCGAAGGCTTGGTCGGCCGGTCTGGCAACGTCTGCGGCGTCGGGGAGACGGGAGACGGGGACAGAGGGCCAGGCTGGGCGGTGTTGCGCAGGTTTATCGTGACCCGGCTCGAGGAAGGTTCTGTTGGGGGCTCTCGTGCATTCGACTGCGGCTCTGGCGTCTGCGGGGTGGAAGGGCCAGTATCTATCTTCATGGCAGAATCTTGCGTGATCGCGTCGTCGGTGTGGTGTGCGTTGGGGGAGCTTGAAATGCCGATGTCCGACTTGGTGGTCTCGACTGAGAGGCTCCGGGAGCCGCCAGACATTGAGGTTCGGCGTCGTTTCCTAGAAGAATCGTCGCCTTCAGTAAAAGGATTCGGTCTCGTTGAGCTAGGCTCTGAGGAGACCGCGCGTTCTGCTTCCGAGGATCCTGTGGGCTGGTCCATCTGGCTGGTGCAGTGAGGTGTTGCAGCGCGGGTCCTGGAGCTCCAGAGACGTCACTCGGGCGCGAGAGACGACTCGGCAGCAGCTGGCTAAAATTAGCATGTGGGTTTTTTCTCTCTCGTTGCTTGTAGTGATGATCGGAGTCGATGATGAAGTACGTGCGGACAGTGATGATAGTTTTTCTCCCCTGGAGTGGGTAAAAATGGGCGACAAGGCTTCACAGCAGCTTGGTcccttgaagaagaagggagggTAGAAAAAAAGTATGAAGAGGTCGGCGCGCTAAGATGTCGAGGTAAGGGTGACGATAGCAACGTGCAGGCTGAGGTCCAACAAGGCAGAGCCTAGAGGAAAGGCGTGTCGTGTTGAAGGTGGGCTTTTTTGGGGGAAGCAGGGGTTGCACGTCGGTCTTTTTCGGTGCTGGCAGAAGACGCGGTGCAGTGCGGGCGCAGACGTGAACTCCACCAGAGCTGGGAGCTGTAGTttggagggggagaggagggaggggtgagTCGTGACGGATGGACTTCTGTTTGGAGAAGGGCtgatggggaagaaggacgaTGAGGTAATTCAATATGTACCTCGAGGGACCGAAGGGTGGGAATGTGTACCTTGTGCTGCCTTGTTTGAGTGAGGCGGACAGGCGTAATGCCTAGGTACAAGATGTACCTTTACGGTgatggtagtggtggtgttggtggtgaaAGAGCTCTGAGCTTACCTGAGGTAGGTACCTCAGGTAGCTTGCCTACCAGTGAGTTGCtaaggaggaggaaaggtCCGGGCGTGCCGAACAGCTTTCCATAAATAAGTGCCTACCAAGGTAAGTAGAGGAGGTTTGGCGGGGAAAGAAAGGTCAGATTGTCGCCAGGTGATTCTTCTTGCCGATAGCGAAATTCCAAAGTCCAGGCCTCTCGACGAAGGAAGGAAGAGGGTTGCTATACCTTTGCTTGGCCTCGGATTTTGGACGCGAGCAAGTGGTTGATGCTGTCAGAAGCCTTTGGATGATAAGGCGCAGCCCTCGAGTTGATGGGCGCAGGGTGACGGTGCTGTGTGGCCCGTGTGAAGTACAGGTAAATGTGTAGCTCAACAGGGTAAGCACAAAGTCAATcgggtacctaggtaggtgtCGAGAGTGGGGATGGTGCGTCGGTGACAGTGCAAATCTAGGCAGGCCAAAAAGGTGagttaggtaggtacccTAGGtagttaggtaggtaggtgctgCAGGTGAAGTGGCAGGTTGAAGAAAGCAGGCGCGTCAGGAACAGACACGTCGGAAAAGAAATGGCAGAGTCAGGCAAGTCCCTCCTAGGTTGGTAGTCTGTCTGTCTGAGTGCTGCTGGCTACGTCAGTCTTATCAAATCGGTTCTTGGTCGCTGATTCGACTTCTTCCTGGTGTGTTGTTCTTCCCTGTATGTAGGTAATACTGATGCCGATGCAGATGAGGTAATCTCGCGGCAGTCAAGAGACATGCAGGAGCCGAGTAGTCGAAGAAAGTGTATGCAGAGACAGATTGGAGGCGGTCTGCACACACAACGGCGCAACAAGCAACGGCCAATTCTTAGGTTATTCTGGCCCGAGGTGGACAAAGAATATAGGCAGGGGCAGGTTGGGATTCTTTTTCTGTGAGATGCAGGGACGATGGACTTCTTTGACGATGAGATGCGCAGCTTTTGTTCGTAGGTATGCTGGGAACGCAAAGGGCAAACGACGAGCGAGTGTCTGTCTGCTTACCTGTCTGACTGCCTGTCTGGGCACCAAAGATTCTTGAAAGTGTGATATGTGTGTGGCCTCTGCCTTCAAGGTAACGGATACGGGGAGAAAGTGCTCCTTGGATTTCGGCATCAATTTCCATGCAGAGACATCCCGAACCCAAAGCTTTCCGTGTGTGGATCAGGGCTGTTTAATCTGACCTGGAAGCATACCACTGAGAGTCTAAAGTGTCAAAGATCCGACGAAGTCAAGACCGTATTATAAACGGGCTCGAACGTGACCCAAACCCAgtgtacctaggtagatgGCTACCTAGTCCAGGAACGCGAGGAAAAACACCCAATACCCCCATCGTCTTCTTGTCGCCGACTTCGAGACCTCGCGGGCCTACTAGTTAAACAACCTCTTAACCATTCCTTAGAAGGGTTGTTTTTCATCTGTACCTACCTATTCGGTGAAGTGAACCCCGAAGCTTTGGCCGGATGGCCGCCCCGATTCAAGACAACCAACGTAGCACTCGGCCTCTCGGCGACCCCCCTTGCTCGACCCGGCTCTTCATCCCGCAGCTGTCCGTGCTCCCCGAGGGGTTTGAAGCTCATGCGGGGCTGGTATATGGGTGGGTGTTTTCTGTGGCCCTTGCCCCTGCTGTATACCTCAATGGCTCTCCCCCCGAAGCACTCTTCATGTGGCAGCCCGTTGACGCCGAGCAAGATCGCAGGGTCGAACTCGAGACGGCTCTGGAGCAAGATGCATTTGAATTTGAACAGTGACTTCATGTCTAGACATTGCCCTATCGTTGTTCACCGTCCCCTCTAACATCCGACGTTGTTCTGTCATGGCTGTCTGTATTGTTTCCCCTGATGGTCTCTCCTGTGTTGCACTAACTAGGCTAATGTCGCCCGTCCACCTCGCTTATCGGGCTATCGGCCGCTAAGACCAATCAGCCCAATCCGTCGTTTCTGAGGGATGAATTTTTTATTGGGTTTTTTGGCTTTACTTTCGTCCACGACTCACAGAGGCAAGCATTGATCATTGATGCAATGAGCCAACTCTCTGCCATCTTATCGGATCACTTACTATCGTTGTTGAGCTCAGAACTCGCGTAATATCTTGCGGTTGAGATCTTGACACTGACACACCTTCGCATATCGCAGCTCTGCGACACCTGAATCCAAACACTGCAACTACCCATCTTCCAATCTTGTTATCTGCGATAACAATTACTGTGGATCAGCAAAGCTAGCTAGCATCCGCGCAAGCATCTGCTCTGATCGGGGGTTCTCCATACGTTTTGCAACATCGATAGGTACTCACCACGAGCAAGCCAACTCCACTATCGAACTGCTTGACCTGCTGCTTGGGGGGTACAGAAATGTATCCTGTGTTTACTCCAACTTGAAGACGCATCTACATAATGGCTACGCAACTGCGGAAGAAGCTGGTGTATTCGGTTGACAGCCCCTTCTCTGCAACACATTGGTACGGTCCttctatctacctacctacctatgcTTTTGTGCTCGCTCATGCTAACGAAGAACAGGCCAGATGTTACCCCTGAAGATCAAGATGCAATTCTAGAACTTCTCATCAGGTATGTTTCGAACCTCTCCATTCCTCTTACTCTGGCGAGATCTGTCTTTTCGTGAAAAATAACCTTGCTGACAAGAAACACAGCCTTTTGTACCCTCTGGGCCAATACCGTCAGAGGCACATCAAGCCCTCAGAAGGCAAGCGTACAGCCAAGAGAAAGAGAACGGCACCGGGTGCAACCTCGACCGAACCGGTCAAGAGCGAACGCCCGCCAGCACCGGAACTAGCCTCcttcatcgacgtcggcctaGTGGCAATTACACGCAACCTTGAAAAGCTTGCAGCAGGTCAGCAGGGTTTCGAGGGTACCTCCAAACACGATAACGCCACGGCGAACTCGCCTAGCCCGTACTCTATTATCTTTGTTGCTCGCTCGGGTCAGCCCTCCGCCTTCAACTGCCAACTCCCCCAGATGGTCGCCGTTGCTTCCAAGAGCTCGCCGTCTGAGCCTCCAACGCGGCTTGTAGGTTATTCGAGGCCGtgcgccgagaagctcagTGCTTGCCTAGGTATTCcaagggcctcggcggttGGAATACGGGTCGGTGCTCCCATGTCCAAAGCTCTGGTCGATTACGTTCAGCAACACGTCTCTCCCGTCAGAGTGGCTTGGCTTGATGAGGCTGAGAAAGCTGTGTATCGTCCTACACAGTTGAAGATAGACGAGAAGATGgtgccggcgaagaagagcgGCAAGGCTTGATTTTGAGCATCGATATCGCCAGTTACGGAGGCTGAAGTGTCAACTTTTGGAGAGACTTTAATACGGCAAAGCTGATTGAGCAATCTGTAAGTTCTTAAATAATCTTGTTGGTCAAGTCCCGCCAGGTCCTCCTGTACAATAACAAGGGCTACATAGCCATTCCTCCATTGTGTTCATCGTTTGGGCAATGAATAATTTTTGGCCCTTCTGCCATCTTGTATGCCCAATAACCCTTGTTTTCAACGCGCGAGTTGACAAAAGACGCTTGTTTTCATAGGTATGGTAGTCGCAACTGCTGATTATCCCTAACTGCTGGCACATTTTTACAACAAACCGGCTATATACAATACAATAAGCATTATTTAACATCTCTAGAGTACACATGTACTGGCTTCCTTCTTTAAGCTCCTACTTACCTAACTTGTTTCGTTCTAGGCACTCCCATAGGAAGTAGCAAAGCATAACCTACTCCTTCCACTCACGATATCATGGGAGAGGGGCAATGACTTCCTTGTCTCAACTAGAGGGCAAATGCTCTTGCCTGGCTACTCATCAATACAACAAATCGCCTGGGAAAGCGTGCCAGTCTCTTTTTAACGCATCGACTGCTGAGCGATGACCTGCAAACTCCTGCCCTTTGCCTCCGCTTTCTCTCTCAAGActcttttgtttttgttttaCTCGAaccttctttccctccttctttccttcctcccACATCTTctcgaccccccccccccccttcatcaccatcacTCTTTCGAAGCCTTTTTCGCCTCTTCGCCATCCTCTCCTACCAAGATCACCAGTCGTCGAAAATCTCCACGATCTACACGCTTTCTCTGACTCAGCCTCAAGCCAAGGCTCAAAGTACCATCAGGAACGGCTCTGTCGAGGTCACCAGCGCACGAACTGGAAAAAGTAAGTCGTTTGCTTCTCTCCCTGACCGCTCTTTTGCATTTGATGTTTCCATGCTTCTTGGGCATAGGTCATCCCGCctatttctctctctctctctctcttttaTTTCTATTGCCTCTCTTCAAAGCACTTCCCTGGCCAGTTCATCAAGTGCTTCGTGATTCTACCTAAATGGACGTTATCACAATGTTCGAAGCTCATCTATCTAATGCTCCAGATCCCAGTATCATCATAGACATACAAGCGTCAACGACAGTCAATACAGTTGACAGTATGGATAAAGCTGCCCAAATGGAAGCGGCCAAGGCTCTGGCACAGGAGTTCAGATCTGGAAGTAGTTCCAGGCGTGGCGGTGGGACTCGGGCCGGTTGCAGGGGAGCGAGCCGCGGCGTGGGTGCAGGGCAAATCGCGGAAACCTCTCGATCCCAGTATTCTCGGGGCACGACGAGTAAGTCGTCTCCAGGCAAAGTACATCATCCTCTTCACTGACGAttcttctttccttcgtAGGCCAGCCCACGCCAAATGCCTCCTCCGCCCAAGCATTTCCGAAGGTTGACCCTGCCCTTGCGAGCTGGCTTGGGGGCCACAAAGAAAACCAGACCAAACCTGCAGCCTTCATGCAGGTCCAACCTCTTCCTAAGCCGACTAACATCACTCACAAGCCTGTACCTGCTTCAGCCAAAAGCAACACTTCTCAAGGCCAGCCGAATGTCTCGGTGGGCTCTAACTTGGACAAGATCACTTCGACTTTGAAGCCCAGTGGCCTTGAGAAGATTAGTTGGGACACGGCGGAGGCAGCCGGTGCCCGTACTCGGAATGTAACCAATGTTGCAGAGGCTGAGCTCGACGCTGGCTTGACCGCCAGAGCTTCTGCCCTGCTTCTCAAAGATGGAAAGGATACCATCAACCGACCTGCTATTAACCTCGATGGGCAAATCTCTCGTCTTCTTGAGAAGGGCCAGAGCAATGGCGAGGTTGAGAAGACAGCGGAGACGGCCGACAGCAATATTTTGTTCTTGCAGCAGCCAAAGGCCGGCACGATACTATGGGCTCTTCAACAGCTTGAAGCCGGGTTGGAGCTTCCTGACCCACAGCAGTTGAGAGCTCGCGGAGCCGCAACCGAAGGTCGCCATTCCCCGTCTGAGACTGCCATGCCACGAGATAAATTCTTTGCCACGACGCAAAAGAATGTCAACAGAGCTACGGACCATCAGATAGTCGACGAGTCCAAGGCCAATGAGTCCAAGACGGATGATCTCAATTGCCACTGCCCTAAAAGAAGCCACCCTGTTATTGGCCTGGCAGCTTCGAAATACAACACAGACGCAGACGGCGATGTTGACATCTCCGGCATGACCACTGCGGCTCGTAACAAGTTTGCAGTTAACGTCGTTCTTCAAGACCACGCTATGGCTGACTGCCCTGTTCTGCTGAGAACCAAGGCAAAGTACCCCTTGTATTTTGGTGCGAACCCGGCCATGGCGACGGACGAGAATGACAGCCTTAGTGTCACCCGCTGGGAGGATTCTCACCACACGACCCCTCTACcagctcagcagcagcagccgcagcctcAGCCTCAacctcagcagcagcagcctaGTAGAGGCAGAGGTCTCATGTCTTCTATTTGGGCATAAATCGTTATCAGAGAATGCGCAGATTCAATTGGGATGTGACCACCATTCGAGCCATTTTGCGTCAACTGCCAGATGCTGATTCAATAGTCTCCCTACGATGGCATATCGGAACACGTCGTCATGACACTGGAACAGGCGACTATTTGTGGCCATTCCGAAAAGATTGTTCGGATGACGATGCAATAAGTTGTTTCTTACGGCTGGTTCTCTTTAATGGTGCCCTATAGTGGCACAACCCCGAGAACCCGCTCAAAGGGGGCTAACTTCTGATTACATTGGCCTCAGGATGGGCGTTCGGAAATGACGAATATGCCGAGGAGGTAAAGGACTGTTGGGGGAATGAGAAATGGTTGGTTTGGTATTTGGAAGAAGGATGATTCGAgggctcg encodes:
- a CDS encoding Putative RNase P, subunit Pop3; this translates as MATQLRKKLVYSVDSPFSATHWPDVTPEDQDAILELLISLLYPLGQYRQRHIKPSEGKRTAKRKRTAPGATSTEPVKSERPPAPELASFIDVGLVAITRNLEKLAAGQQGFEGTSKHDNATANSPSPYSIIFVARSGQPSAFNCQLPQMVAVASKSSPSEPPTRLVGYSRPCAEKLSACLGIPRASAVGIRVGAPMSKALVDYVQQHVSPVRVAWLDEAEKAVYRPTQLKIDEKMVPAKKSGKA